The genomic window TACTGAATGCCAAATAGCATCGCAGTGGCATTACATCAGTTCTGAGCAAGTATATGTCAAATTCATATAAGTAAGGCTGCCATATTAGAGGCTCTGCGACAAGGAGAACAACCAGAGAGCATTCAATAGgtcattaaagacaaaaataacaaGGCCTCTCATAAATAGAGACATGTTTTAGAGAGGAAGGCCCTTGGAGGGAGTCAGACAGGGCCACATAAATAGGCTTAATGTGTATCTCTACGAGAGGATTAGTGCTACTGCAGTGAAGATAAAGCTGCCATCAGGGGTTTTATTTCCCAGCTGACTGCACACTAGCACTAAAAACTGTTTCCTAGGGCTGTTTTGCTCTGATGGGATAAGGATTCAGAGACCTAACCGGAATGATCTAAACCAAGAATAAAGTGCAGAGAGCTTGAGGCCTCTGGATTACACTGGTTTATTTTATAGGAACAGAAGTTAGACAGATGAAAGGCTTTAGACACAAAGCTTttccttaataataaataaaaatacaaatagagaTCACATAATATACAAGTGTTTTCagcaaaacatgaaataaatgcaggattGCCTGTCCATATCAAATGTCTCAAGTTGCTGAGATTAGGTCAGCTTCTGCTGCttaatgtatataaaatcaaaaacagAAACTGATCTGCTGAATTTTGTACTAATTTACTGATCTGCAGTTTCTGCACAGAAACtggcaaagctgacttttcagcatcattactccagtctttagtgtcacatgttccttcagaaataattgtaatatactgATACTAAGGGCTGAggacatatatatttattgtacatatgtatttattgaattttcactcaaatgcaaaatgtttcagatCTGCAGATGGGTCAGGGTCTGTGGAGGGTGGCGAGGAACCAGCAGCTGCAGCAGCAGTACAGTGAACAGTGCTTCCTCCAGCGGGACAGAGAGCGGGGCCGGAGGATGGGGCCCCCACTGGCTGACCCCCTGCAGCAGCGCCGCACACTACAGTGCCAGGTGTCCAGCACCGACATCAGCCACCTGCTGCGCGTCCGCAAGGGCAAAGAGGAGCAGGGCTTCATCGATCTTGAGATGCTGCCTCCTGAACTCAGCATCACCATCCTCTCCTACCTGAATGCTACCGACCTGTGCCTGGCCTCCTGTGTGTGGCAGGACTTGGGCAATGATGAGTACCTGTGGCAGGGGTTAGTGATGTGTTTAGCTTCCAcgtatttcaaatattttctcaattataATGGAAGGAGAACTGTATAAGGGAGGCAAGAGACAAATAAACTACAACAAATTGTGtgaaagaattaattaattaagtttgaaaatgtttttgatagaatgtttttatgctcaccaaggctgcaattaaaAAGGGATTCAATAAGGATTTaattaatacagtaaaacagtaataatgtaaaatattatttcaaattaaataaatgtattctattttaatatttgtaaaatattgattaatattttattgatataaggatatcttcagtgtcacgtgatccttcagaaatcattccaatatgctgatttgctgcttaattgTCTATTATTGGTGCACTGTTGTTAATAATGActtttgttaattatattatatgctgcttaatatttttctggaaatcatgatacattcACGCAGTGATGATTTTTCAAGATTCCTTGATGCATAGAAaattctaaagaacagcatttatttgaaatagtaattttttgaagcattatattgtttatattatgtttatattttcatttataaataataaaattattattattattattatatattttgtttaaatctaaCTTAAACCAAAATTTGTAATGTATCATAGTTTacacaaattttatttattttatttatttattgaccttaaaaaaaataattaaatatatttttccgcTAATGAAGAAAGTGTTTTATATTTTGCCATTTCTCCAAttcatgttcttgtttttctttgtctGCCCTCTAGTCTGTGCAAGTCCACTTGGGGTCACTGTTCCATATACAACCGCAGGCTTCCATCTGGATTTTCATATAGAAAACTCTACATGGAGTTAGATGAAGGAAGCCTAACCTTCAACGCCAACCCGCAAGAGGTACAAAAAATACAAGCTTTTGTTCTGTCTTGCCACAATAATGTCTTCTTAATTTGAGGCCAAACCGTTTCATGTTTAAATGGGCAAGAAACAGAGAAATGATCATAGCCGCAATATAATTTGGAAATACAATTCTGACCAGCTATCTATGATTAATATGACTGTTTCCTTCTCCACCCTGTAAATTCCCACATAACCCAGAAATGTTCATACTGCagactaaatatattatttttacaagcTCACGTAGAATGAATAATGGTGCATGACATAGGCTTTTTGACCGCAACCCGGATTAAAACTAAATGTATGGCTTTTCTCTCATGCAAGCTGCTCTAAAAACATCATTTCTGTTCAAAGATGCATTTGAATGTCTCGACTCCCCCTCGCTCGTGTCTTAGGTTAGATTAGCAAAGCTTTAGCTGTCCACTTAAAGGACATGTGATAGCCTTGCTCTGGACTAAACTGCGGTGTCTGGTAAAAAAGCGTTCCCCCTCCTTCTCTTTTTCCTCCTAATCCCCTCACCCTGTTTTATGTGGGCTCTTTCATTCAGGGTGTCAGTTACTTCATGTCCAGAGGTATTCTTGTGGACCACCCGAAGGAAATTGCCAAGTTTATATTCTATACCAGAATGCTGAACTGGAAGATGCTGCAGATTTATCTTGATGAacggttcgttttttttttttttttttttttatatatatatattattcatgtattttattaatgtagaAGAATTGCAGTTTTATAACTTAGACCAAGCTATGTACATCAATACCATGAACCTTTAAGGGAACAAATAAGGGCACAGtcaattcatatatttatacacacacaaatttacattataaataaataatactgtacaGCTTATAATAACTACAAACATCTagattcaaatttatttattttttctgctgctgataataattcaaatgtaaaactgCTGTGTTTGCAGGCGAGATGTCTTGGATGAGCTTGTCACACTTCATAACTTTAGTAACCAGTTCCTCCCTAATGCACTGAGAGACTTCTTTAGACACATTCATGCCCCGGAGGAGAGGGGCGAGTACCTGGAGACCCTCATCACTAAGTTTTCTCATCGTTTCTGTGCCTGCAACCCCACTCTGGTGCAGGAAGTGGGCTTAAGTCCTGGTAAGTGCAGTACTACAGAGTGATCTTGTGTGTAACGGTGACATCAAGATCATGATTTGTTTTGCTGATCATCCGGTGTCTCAGCAGGTCACAAGTGACATACACTGATTATTACCTGGAGcaaaaattaaagctgaaatactGGTTCTATTATTGGTCCATACAAATCAGTTTGCAGGATTTGTATTGTCATGTATTGATTTGTCAACCATATTTTAATGATCGGTAGATCTATCTGCATGATCATGTGAGAAATCATTGTACTAACACTGTCATTTTTTCTCTAAAGCTGTGCTAAGCCTGCTGGCTTAAAGTGTTAGCAAATGAGGACCCAACTCTGAGTCCAACCAGTCAGAGTTATCTTCTGCAATAACATGTGACTTGTAGTGCATGTGTGCTACTGTAcaagatttattataaattacTGACAGAACTCACTCttccatccttttttttttttttttgatctgtaCATTCTCATAGTAACGTTAAAGATTTAAACCGACGTCTGCAGGGTCctcatatataaaatgcatgtacAATCAGAtttgataataaattaaatggaTTTCATCCTGTGTCAAACATGAGGAGAAAATTAGGATTTATAAAGGCAAAAACTCaagtgaaaatgtttaatgttatgtGTACAGCAACTAAAGAGCATGTGTACAAACTTTTTATATACCAGTAAATTAAATAATCCAACATTGTCTGTTAAAATATAAGGATAAATAGACAATCACAGTTTGCATTAATataaataaggaataaaaaaattattataaataattttgccTCGACAGCTGCAATAAaaagtttatatacatatatcttttatttcagttattgtttcttttttcttattcttttttttttttttttcggttttaGTAAAGTACTGTAGTTAACACACCTCTCTTCACACTTCTGTTTTTTGTAGATGCAGTGTACGTTCTGTGCTATTCCCTCATCCTTCTCTCGATCGATCTGACCAGCCCTCACGTAAAGAACAAGATGTCCAAGAGGGAGTTTATCCGAAACACAAGGCGGGCTGCTCAGAACATCAGCGAGGACTTTGTAGGGCACCTCTATGACAACATCTATCTGATCGGCCACGTGGCGGCCTAGGCACTACAGCGCTTGACATGTTAGAGAGAGACTGCTGGCACGTAAAACTTCAGCGACTGCACTAGGAAAGGATTCTGCTTCAAGCTGGAAGAAACACTCTGCAGGTCATTTTAAACTGAAGTCTTGTGAGTGAAGCCCTTGATATGATGTGCTGCAGTGCACAGGAGCGGAGGACGGCCACAATGTGAAGAATCAGCAGAGCAAGTCATTTGTTAGCAGGCTAGCAATGGTAGCGACAAGGTTTTCTACCACAAAGCGCTTAAACCTGCAAAACCATGTAGCTACATGAAGATATATGAGATAAGCTATTACATCAGTTAAAGCTGAATGTAGAATTGATGTGGCTTGCATCATATTTACAAAGACAACTTTTTTCTCATCATTTGGAAACCTCTCGTGCTTAATCAAATGAATGTCCGCTTTTTTTGCCATATCTACAAAATTCAGGCAAGTGTGAGACATTCAGTCTACAGTCACTGTGATATTAAAGAATTGACAGACTAAAACAGCACACCTACAATACTGattatgaacaaacaaatttttttattttaattctgtgtCTACTTTCTTGTTTTAGGAGGCTTTGTGTCTGTGCATTGTCACATGTCTCATCTTCGTTGAGAAGATTGAAATCCTGTGAGACATATGCACTGaaattttattatgtataattcATAGGTTTGGTACCTTTTTTGGTCCTCTTCctttctacagtttttttttttttttttttttacattattttttgtgttgttgttcatCACATTCTGTTAGACAATTTTTCAATCATACTAATGATATACACACATACTTCATATTCAAGCGAATTAAGTCAGCGATCGCTTTCTTCTAAACATCTAAGTATGTTCGAGACGAGCCTTTTCTATTTCTCAAATAATTCATTGGACATCATGTCTTTTAGTTGAAAATGTACTCCCAGCTCAAAAAtgtgggtattttttttttttctcttattcagACTTACTACAATTGGGTGCCAATAGTGAtgataaaatactaaatatatacacaataatacgtaaaattattattattcacacacACTGCATAGTTTAATGTTGGACATTTTATTTGcacataatgtatatatttaagttagagatttataaacattatatttaattttggaGGATTTTAACTAAGAGCTGTGGTCTTTCCCTTAAGTAAAAGAGTAAATTCTTtccttttgcacttttttttttcttttggcataTTTACAATGTCACAATACTATGAATACCTAACCACTCAGAAAACTGCTGccacatttatttgtgaaatgttatgGCAACAACTACATAATTCTGACAATTATTATTCAGTACTGaattaactgtaatttttatAACAGATTACAGCTCATCTGCCCCTGTAATTATCCAGCATATGCAATTCTATTTAAACAATTCTGCTAAACTGTAGTTAAATTGCAGAAAGAATGTTTAATATGATAACACTGGATAAACGCACTTATAgtctgtattaaaaaataaaaaataaaaaaaactttgaaaatcaCTCTTTGCATAGTAACTTGTTCATTGTGTCCACCGATCCTtagcataaaaaaatgcatgtttaaattaaataagataTTCATTTTCACTGATTGGGGGGAATAAAATAGCCTAATTATATTCACGTGTTGAACAACCTATAGATTACGCTTCTAACTTATGTTAGGAATGTTATTTCgtcaatttaattaataaaaagaaaaagaaattacgCGACTACATTAATTCAAACAATCTATATTCGGCCATGTCTTCTTAGAAATTACCAGATATTTACTGGACAGACACACCTATTACCGCATCGaatgtaattgttttatatatataaaacataattccagtttAGCATTGGAAAGAAACCACAAGACAAGCCTATCGTTTCCCTGTTCATTTGAAGCAAAAAAGTA from Carassius auratus strain Wakin chromosome 1, ASM336829v1, whole genome shotgun sequence includes these protein-coding regions:
- the LOC113113684 gene encoding F-box only protein 8-like, encoding MGQGLWRVARNQQLQQQYSEQCFLQRDRERGRRMGPPLADPLQQRRTLQCQVSSTDISHLLRVRKGKEEQGFIDLEMLPPELSITILSYLNATDLCLASCVWQDLGNDEYLWQGLCKSTWGHCSIYNRRLPSGFSYRKLYMELDEGSLTFNANPQEGVSYFMSRGILVDHPKEIAKFIFYTRMLNWKMLQIYLDERRDVLDELVTLHNFSNQFLPNALRDFFRHIHAPEERGEYLETLITKFSHRFCACNPTLVQEVGLSPDAVYVLCYSLILLSIDLTSPHVKNKMSKREFIRNTRRAAQNISEDFVGHLYDNIYLIGHVAA